Part of the Etheostoma cragini isolate CJK2018 chromosome 8, CSU_Ecrag_1.0, whole genome shotgun sequence genome, TGGTTGGTTCCTTGGCAGCCATTGAACCTTTTCCGAAGATTAACTGTTATTACCGGCGTCTTTGTTGCGTCCCGGCTGCTCTCTGCATACCAGCAGCGAGACAAAACGTCCCTCTCCAGCCTCTCCAGTGGAGGAGGCTTCAGAAAACAGCAGGTCTGGTTCGCTTTTATCTGCACACTGACAAGAGTATAAGAGCACTAAGTGGTCTCTCCACTGACATCAAGTTCCTTTTTAGGAGAGAAGAGGTCCGATATGCACTGTATTAGCCCcgaccagcacacacacaaacacacacacacacacgtatgcacaCAATGGAAAATGGTTCTATTTTGGGACAGACGGGGTCACAGATCACCTCAATAAAGAGGCAGGAATGTGTTGAGGCACTTCTGCGTTCACTTCAACTACGCGATCTCTGACTCTCCTCGCACAGCCTCCTGCAGCACTAATGAGCTTTGCATTCAGCCGTTCATTCAGGCCGGGCTGCTAGTGTTTAAAAACACATGGTGAGTTACACGCTGCCAACACacgtgacctctgacccctgctGCACtgcacaccacaccacaccacaccgtCAGGAAGGTTGTGCTGGAGGAAGAGAACGCTCTGCAGCTTGAAGTCATTCGATCAGTTTGCAAAAAGCATAAATTGTGGAAACCTGGAGAAATGTGAAATTtgaaccctcatgttgtcctatatcaatgttctttttaattccccaaaataacacgattgattccacccaacgctctttgccaagtacaaatctctactttcattaattttggggcgtcttattcaattttatagcatttgaaaacaaaaatggaagtatttttgaaatattatagagtaaaagttgacatattccagtctgtgattatcatcaacatccattcctttaattttagtctcaataattcctaatttctgctttctaactcaaacattaggtataatttcctataaatgaggtttattgaccacaaattccaaaaataactgtaaaactaaaggtaataagttagtgttacgtagtgttgaaaacacaaaggaaaaatcAAGGAAAACAGGCAATGGTCAAAAGTCTGAGGGAAAACAGGACACAGGGAAACAGCATACAGAGAAACAGAACTCAGGGAAACAGGACACAGGGAAACAGGACACAAGGAAAACAGGAACTCAGGGAAACAGGACACAGGGAAACAGGACACATGGAAACAGGACACAAGGAAAACAGGAACTCAGGGAAACAGGACACAGGGAAACAGGACACAGGGANNNNNNNNNNNNNNNNNNNNNNNNNNNNNNNNNNNNNNNNNNNNNNNNNNNNNNNNNNNNNNNNNNNNNNNNNNNNNNNNNNNNNNNNNNNNNNNNNNNNCAGGAAAACAGGACACATGAAAACAGGACACAGGGAAACAGGAACTCAGGAAAACAGGACACATGAAAACAGGACACATGAAAACAGGACACAGGGAAACAGGACACAAGGAAAAAAGGAACTCAGGAACTCAGGAACTCAGGAAAACAGGACACAAGGAAACAGCATTCAGGGAAACAGGAACTCAGGGAAACAGGACACAGGGAAACAGGAACTCAGGAAACAGGACACAGGGAAACAGGACACAGGGAAACAGGACACAGGAAAACAGGACACAAGGAAACCGGACACAAGGAAACCGGACACAGGAAAACCACTTGAAGGCTGAACTAACAGAAACAGAGGATCTCACGCTGGGGTAAAGGGAAGACAGAACTTAAATACACTGGACGGggagacaatgagacacaggtgcaacacattagggcggggaCAGGTGATCACACAGGCGGGAAGAACTACAACAGGAAGTAatacaagacaacacaagggagaaCACAgaacctacaaaataaaacagcaaattgGAAATACTAACAGAAGACATGAAACGGACTCAAAACAGAAACTTGACACAGGGACGAGACGTGGCACTTCAgtgattttatttccaaaatatataaaataaatgacatccTTCACTTTATTCCTAGCAGAATTGGTCAGATGTTATCAACAGGCAGCACATTGTTTAACTTGGGTACACATAGACaacttatttaataataataatccatgaAAAGACAAACGGTGTGTCTACCAACTCCTCCACTGAATCAGGATTACATTATTAATACTTTAAAAgtccaaaaaaacattaatcaaCAACCAGAAATTTGACCCATGTGCAGTTTGTATTTTGTCCAGCAGGGGGAAGGCTGTGATACCACGTTCATATGTCCTCAGTGTGACAGAGTTGGTTGTGAAGAGAGTCCGCAAAGTGAAACTCTGAGCTGTAACTCTGAGTTTCCTAGCAACAAGCTCTGCAAGATGAGATTTGCTGACCTCTGTGGGTATTCCTACTGAAGAAAAATTGGTTTTGTTAGGTAAATACTAGTTCTTAGTGTTTGTTATGCCATGTTACTCACatccaaccacacacacacacacacatttctcccTCAATGGATTTCCAACATTTGCCaacatttagttgtttttttcactgtaatCTCTCCCTGTGCCTCAGACCTGTTGAATCTTAAACTGCACAGCTCCCCTATTATCCCCTCCTcccgagaaaaaaaaaaaaaaaaaagagaccaaGACAAAAGCACGAATGCATAATTAATATAGCGAAGCTGCATTTTTAATTGTTGCCGGTCTTCAAAGTTGCCCAGCGGCATTGTCTCTGGGTTCGGGCCGGCTGCTTCCGATGGCAGAGCTTCATTCAGGTCTTTTTAGGGCCCTAGCGCTGCAGAAGCACCGGCAGACAACGGCTCCAAGCTCGCCTCCTTTCTCAGGGTGTCTGCCCGCACAATGGACTTCCTCAGCCTGCACACAAAAGAGGCTGGCGCatgaaaaaacacccaaattcaatggcATTCCTCTCCACAATGCGCTCTGAGAATATGtgcttttccctctctctctctctctctctctctctctctcactcctcttTCAGCCTCGGGTGATGTATTAGGATGATGTGCAAGGATCAGGAAGTGATATAGTCctgcatcaaaataaaacacaacatggaaaagtaaaaatggaaacaattcAGCCGTGCGTTGTTCTCtccgggtcaaaaacagacaaaaatctGACAATTATGTCAGACtttcagactttattttttagttttcactaccaccacaTCACTACCACTAGTTGTACAGTaccttttggaattcatggtcaataaccatCATTTACATAGAATTATGCTTAAATTTTGaggtaaaaaagcaaaaattatgaattattttgactattagttaagatcagaggaacatacaaatcaattgtatttgcatagagcgttgtgtggaatatAATCCATTggttgtggtaatttggttaaaaagaaacccatagtTCATcaattcatccatccatccatctgcgaccacttatccggtatcgggtctcgggggcagcagctccagtaggggaccccaaacttccccttccagagccacatcaaccagctccgactgggggatcccgaggcgttccaaGGCCAGGTTGGaaatataatctctccacctagtcccgggTCTTCCCCCTAGGCCTCCTCCctgctggacgtccctccacctagtcctgggtcttccccgaggcctcctcccagctggacatgcctggaccacctccctagggaggcgcccaggaggcatccttaccagatgcccgaaccacctcaactggctcctttcgacgcggctaaaaagaaagccatatttcagatatagacatttttttaagggATCAAATTTGACAACAACAAGGGGGTACTAAGGGGTAAGACGGAGAAATGTCATGTTAGCCTCTCTGTGAAGCTGAGCTTATGCACACTGATGATTCCAGTGAAGATTGTATTTTAACACCAACATTAAGACTTAGCTTTGTAGATCTTCCCAATTTTATTCAGCCCCGCTGTCCTGGGGCCTCGTTTAGAAAAACCTGTGATGTAAGAAAAAGTTGCGTGAAGTAGAGTGAAATGTGCGGTTGCAACATTCCTCGCAGAAGATATAAAGAATTTCCAGTTTTCCGCAATCGGTCGATTACGCGTGTGACGGTGCGTTCAATGACCTCCGATGGGGACACAAAGTACCAGATGGAAAGTTCCTGACACCCCTGCaccacttaacccttgtgttgtcttcccattaacAATGGTCACTGTATTCCAACATTATCAtcactttttcagacatttttgtcactctttcaatggtttgtgtgcttttttctgaagtttatggtgttttttaatgtttacattttcagcgcttatttcgacggcccactttttgtgactttgttttcttttttactgaaaacgggtcaacttgacccaaggacaacatgagggttaaccccTGTGTGgtatattgattttaaaataaccatattttaaatcaatacagacaTAACAATTCATGTAAAAATACTTTCCTACTACTTTAGCTCAATTACAAATAATTTATACACATCATTTACGGTTCAAATTTGCCTTTTACCTCTGCGAGTTCACATTTACGATCAGAtgatcatttagtttttttgtaaaaaaaaaacagaacaacaacaaccacaaaaacaaggaaattccattttgaaaaagatgaataaatagaaacattttttaacattattggTGCTTTTTTCTTACAACTTAATCAGAACAGGTgcttaaaatgtaacaattttgtaactttgtgtggTAATACTAGCAGGCGTAGAAAGACAACATTCCCGCACTcagactcagacacacacacacacacacacacacacacacacacacacacacacacacacacacacacacacacacacaNNNNNNNNNNNNNNNNNNNNNNNNNNNNNNNNNNNNNNNNNNNNNNNNNNNNNNNNNNNNNNNNNNNNNNNNNNNNNNNNNNNNNNNNNNNNNNNNNNNNNNNNNNNNNNNNNNNNNNNNNNNNNNNNNNNNNNNNNNNNNNNNNNNNNNNNNNNNNNNNNNNNNNNNNNNNNNNNNNNNNNNNNNNNNNNNNNNNNNNNNNNNNNNNNNNNNNNNNNNNNNNNNNNNNNNNNNNNNNNNNNNNNNNNNNNNNNNNNNNNNNNNNNNNNNNNNNNNNNccccccccccccccttttttttttctttctctaaaatCCTCCCTCCTCCCCATCATGCACAAACTCTTTTCTTTTCGCTCAGTTTCATTCTGCAGAAAGGGAGAGCACGGCTTTTGTTGTGGCCCATAGTGTCACGCAGACACAAGACCCGAGGCCGCCGCTCGTCAAATGGACGCTCTCGGGGTCTTTCACAGCGCTCACTTTGCTCATGTCGACTCGAGGAAAGAGGGCGAAACTCTTATTTTAGCACGTGAAAAGGCTCCAGACGGGGACACGAAGGCCGGCTCTTCACATTGGACACATTTGACTTTAAAAGCCGATGTTTCTCAGAGAGTAGTAGGGAGTGTTTGCCGGGATGTTGGCATCatgttttaattgaatttgacTGTCAGCAGGTTTCCAAAGAGGCCCCAAACAAGctcattatgaaaaaaaaaaacggtcttCTGGGATTCCGCTAAAGAAAAACAGGGACCAACATGTGGAAAAAGGTCAAAAGGCATTTACAAGTTGCTGCCATTATTCTGGTTATTTCAAACTTAACACTTAACACCAATAACTGCCAATAAACACATCCCAAaaatgttaaaggaaaaaaaagaaaggacgAATTAGTTCTGTATTTTTCCTGTAGCCACAAATcctatgaaaaaaatattttaaagattatttttttggggccttcatttccacaggacagatgaagacatgaaggtgGAGAGAGGGCccacaggttggagttgaacctgcggccgccGTGTCAATGAATAGCCCTCTACATCTGGGctcctgctctaccaactgagctgacCCCGCCACAGCCGAAAGCCttctttaaagtgcccatattatgaaaataataaaataatcgttattttgtgtttctggtgctCCCAAATGCATATAAACTTGGAATAAAAACTACCCATGGTGTTTTGAAggagatctggtttctgaatgtcctctgtcttcagtccccgggtgagctgttcaacatctgcacggctttctacgtcactagagacgaggtggctaaccatagcatgctaccgctagcatgctagctcgttctcaatggctaaaacactgctacaacacacactagttcaccaaaatctccaaaagaactacttcctgtccctcttCTGCAGGTTTTCCCCCTAAGTGTCCCTGGTCCAGAAGAAGTCTCCCTGCTGATCcggccttggactgaccaaagctggagaaagagttatctagctgaggggatcttaccgagctactgagcatgtgcagctcccaacaaagatagtatagaagtgggatgtctcactctgcagctaaaacagagagctaaacacacagtttgaaaacaggatctgcagcaatgtgcagtagaacaaaaatgtggtgtttttttgaaaatgaaacaatggaAACCTATtgtggtacaacctcaaaatacaattatgaaccttaaaatgagcagaatatgggcactttaagaaaaaaagcatgcatACTTTTTCTCTTAACATGAAACCacaaattcaaataaatcaGTACTatctgtgtgcctgtgtgagtttgtgtttcaTGCTCACCTCCATCTTTGTAGCGATGGATACGGAGAACAAACTGGAGCTGAGATCTAAAACACTAACTAATCCGTTGCCTCGAGAATAATGCCATTAtattttgacaataaagttgtaatATTTTGAGAAGAAAAGACGGACATGTCATATTAAACAGGTGAGTCAGAAACCTCAGCCAGTGTCGGACCGTCAGCACATAACGTCTATTATAACCAGGGCCACATTTGTTCAATCAACCATCTGTGGATGTATGAGTTTAGGAAGAGAGACATGTACTGAGAGTCTCGTCTGATGATTAATGTCCAGTGTTTAATGTCAACTTATGTCATGCAAAGCTTCTGTTATGTTGGTTATGTCTGAGCAGATGGTGGGAACCCTGTTGGAGCGTCTGCAGAGATTACATGACAGCCGAGGACACCATCTGGTGGAGTTTATGACAAACTGCAGCCTGATGAAGCGTCTGATGCTGAAACAAATCACCCGAATGCAGAAGACTAACTCCTAATCTCACGtctcgtgttgtcctcccgtcaaaatagaaaatcaacacttttgttgatgctttttaatcaattttttaaaactttttctcatgtttttgtccctttttttccaacacttttttcaacgtttgtcactttttttgacgtaacACAACttaaataactttagttttactgttatttttggaattctcttttttatttttttattttttttacaaatgctttaaactgaataagacatcccaaaattaatgaaagtagagatttgtacttgccaaagagcgttgtgtggaatcaatcatgttactttggggaattaaaaagaacattgatataggaaaacaggtcaatttgacccgaagacaacatgagggttaaatcatctgtgttttctgaaCTTTCctagtgtgtggggggggcagtacctcagtccgtagggagttgggttgggaactgacgggtcgctggttcaagtccacacaCCAAatgtatggtggtggactggtagctggagaggtgccagttcacctcctgggcactgccaaggtgctcttgagcaaggcaccgcaCCCCCgaaactgctcggggcgcctttccatgggcagcccccccccccactctgacatctctccatttaactgttgttattacacacaggcctgaactacacacacacgcccagAGTGTTAATTGTCATATCCCCTTGTAGGATTAAtgaagtatacattattaatactttcattttcatttactaCTTTTAAAAACGTCTACGCGTGGTCCAGTGACAGTTTTTGTAGTAAGTACGTGAGATTCAAATTCTTTTCATTAAGAATAACCCCTTCACATGTAGCATCTCATTTTGGAGGGGGTCCTATGTAATTGTTAAcattaagaaaagaaagcagaagagaaGTGAAAttacaaattcatcagtaagtTGAAtattagagtgtgtgtgggactgAAGGGGGACACTACAGAGACACAGGGTCTTCTCTAAGATCTTGCTCTGACCCGTTTTCTTACGTCTGTCGCGACTGTATACTTTCGTCGTAGAACTAATCTGAAGAACCAAAGAGTCAAAGCTCATCTTGCTCCATAGCTTTGTCAAGGTATTTACCAAAAGAGGCATTAACACCACCCTCCCAGAGCCCCACGGAGAGGTGGAGCAACAGCGAATGCGGGGAGCTGCAACGTCACATTTCCTGGAGTAAAATAATTTCCTGAAGttttctgttgtctctctaaAGAAACATTCAACTAAATCCAGGAGCTTTTTCTCAACAACAGAATCTCTGCCAAGCACCGGTAAGTACACGGAGACAGAATGCACTCACAGCTTTTCGACCATATACAACATATGTTGCCAGAGAACAGTATATGTTGTCAAACTACAAAATGGAGGTTAAAACAGCGACAGTTTGAGctcattttcagacttttaccAAGCTGTTTCTTTCCCGTAATTGGGGAAATATGATTAGATTACATCTTAATAACAGTATATGTATGCAGCATACTTGTATAAGGCAGTATCTAAATccaacaagaagaaaaaaataacgcTAGATAAACTATCAGAGGAGGAATTGCCCTTTGGATTGTCCAACCAGAGCACAATGTCGGATTTTATCTGGCAACATTTATCACGTATATGCTCATAAACGAGATGTGACACACTTGGGTCAGCAGTCTTGAACTTTGAACCTGGTTCTCTCATTCTCTGTGGTTCCTAGCCTTGTTAGGACAGAACAGCTGATCATGTTTACTGTGTCAACAACCGGTACGACCTCAAAACCAAGATCTACTCAGACAGGAAGTTCCGTGAGGGTTGTTGAGGGAAGTTATTAAGCTATCCTGCAGTTGTCATTTCCCCATACATGCATGAGAAAATGACTACTCTATTAATAATTAGATTCATTATTTCAGATATGGTTCTTTATTACCCAGCCAAGGTAAATGTTTTGGAATAAAGATCCTAGGACTTATTTTCTTAGTCTGCTGAACTGCACATCTAAGTTCTCCTAGAGGTGTCTGAGTTAATCAGACGGTTAATAAATGAAGATTAAGGACGTACATTTATTCCAACCctttctcactcccaactcgtcaaatactgacgcttggtcagtgttTCTCAGCGGCAGACGACGACGCATAAAACCCACTTACGTCACTTTGGGCGACAcggggcagagcagcagcttgacTGCAGCGCTATAGGACCAGTCCTTCCAGAAAAAGgctgagtttttttgtgattgttgtaaAAATCCTTCATTATGCGGCcccttttcttaaaaaaattcGATTGAATTTGCGGGATACTTATGAAATGTTTATGCAATGAAACTGCGGGAACTTGCAAAAAACtgcggtttgatgaaaaaaactgtttgtcttGTCATGTAATGACATCGCTTCATAGCAACAGGGGGAAATGTGTGAAGtgaatgcaacatttttcaactttctgctaagatacatgtgacttttttgcaacGGAAATGTGGGGATTATGAAATCATACAAGCCCTGAATTATTTTGCGTGGAAATCAGCAATTTATGCAGCGAAAGTGAGACGTATTTTGAGAAATGCGTCTCCCTGTATAAGtatgcagactttggctgatATGCATTGAATTAGGCAATCGCATAATCACgtttttctggagggactgTTAGACGACATAgtataaaagcaacaacagtaggGAGTATTATGAAAGTGAAAATAAGAAGGCAGGTTAAGATGGTGGATGGGTCCAACAACAAAGGACTTTTACACACAGGACACGGATGTTCATGTTCTTTTTACCCCACACATACGCTTTCCTTAGCCCTAAGTGGTTACACCCTACACATTGAAAAATGACACCAAATTGGTCCCAACCCAGACAAAAAGTTGCGCCAAGGGTCCCTACCAAGCGCATTGAAATAAGctgataaaacaaaagtatcCAGAATGgcacaaataataaaaaataaatgttaacaatttattaaatgtttttttacattttttgtcctCAGAGTGTCGATATGTTTGCTGCCTGCTGTCTGCTGACTGAAGATCAGTTCCTGTGCTCCATCTGTCTGGATGTGTTCACTGATCCAGTCAGCACACCATGTGGACACAACTTCTGTAAAACCTGCATCACTCAACACTGGAATATCAATGTCCCCTATCAGTGTCCTAATTGCAAAGAGGTTTTCACCACCAGACCTGAGCTACGGGTCAATACCTTCATCTCTGAGATGGCTGCTCAGTTCAGACAGTCAGCTCAACCAAAATTCCTCACCAGCAGTTTAGAGCAAGTGTCCAAACCAGCAGACGTTCCCTGTGACGTCTGCACTGGAACCAAACTGATGTCCCTGAAGTCCTGCCTGGTGTGTCTGGTCTCCTACTGTGAGACTCACCTGGAGCCTCATCTGACAATGTCAGGCCTGAAAAGACATCAGCTGATCGACCCTGTTGAGAACCTGGAAGGCAGGATGTGTACGAAGCACGATAAACTGCTGGAGCTGTTCTGTAAGACCGACCAGATGTGCGTCTGCATGCTCTGCACCATTTCAGACCACAAGGCACATGATGTTGTTCATTTGAAAGAAGAATATGAAGAAAAGAAGGCTGATCTGGAGAAGACAGAGGCTGAAATTCAGCAGATGATCCAGAAGAGACAACTGAAGATCCAGGAGATCAAACACTCAGTGAAGCTCAGTGAGGAAGATGCAGACCGAGAGATAGCAGAAGGTGTTCAGGTCTTCACGGCTCTGAAGGAGTCTGTTGAGAGAAGCCAGGCCGAGCTGATTGACACAatcaaagagaagcagagaaagagagagagtcaggCTGAAGGCTTCATCACAGAGCTGGAACATGAAATCTCTGAGCTGAAGAAGAGAAGCACTGAGGTAGAAAAGCTCTCACAGTCTGAagaccacctccacctcctccagaGCTTTGCCTTCCTCAACACGGCTCCACCCACAAAGGACTGGACGGAAGTCAAAGTCCATCCACAAATTAAGGGGACTGTGGTGAGAGCTGTGAATCAGCTGGAGGAAACGCTCAGTGAGCAGATGAAGAAGCTGCTCTCCGAGGCCGAGCTGAAGAGGGTCCAGCGGTCTGCGGTGGACCTGACTCTCGATCCTGATACAGCACATCCTAACCTCATCTTGTCTGATGATGGAAAACAAGTTCAACACGTTGATGTACAGAAAACTCTCCCAAACAATCAAGAGAGATTTGATACCGGTCCAAATGTTTTGGCAAAGCAGGGCTTCTCTTCTGGAAGATTTTACTACGAGGTTCAGGTTAACGAGAAGACTCACTGGTATTTAGGAGTGGCCAGAGAGTCAATCAACAGGAAAGGAAGCATCACACCAAGCCCTCGGATTGGCTACTGGTTAATATGTTTGAGGAATGAAAATGAGTACAAAGCTTGTGCTGACAATGTAATCTGTCTCACTCTGAAGTCTCGTCCTGAGAAGGTGGGAGTCTTTGTGGATTATGAGGAGGGTCTGGTCTCCTTCTATGACGTTGATGCTGCAGTTCCCATCTTCTCCTTTACTGACTGCACCTTCACTGAGAAACTCCACCCACTCTTTTGTCCTTGTAATAACAATGGTGGTAAAAACTCTGCCCCTCTGATCATCATTCCTGTCAATCATACTGAGTAGAACAACCTTTTGATTTTCTACCAAAAAAAGATTCActatgatttaattaaataccAACCCGGTCTCAttggcagttcgtgaaatggttacgttatttttttgttaacagaAACACGATTTTCTTGTTCAGAACAACGGCCGCTGGGACACaatccgcggtctctgggggacacaACAACGGGGGAAATGAAAAACCACACACAGGATGCGCtacaacaacaggaaggttaGGAAAAGACTAACGGGGAAAGGACCAGTCACAGATGAAACAcgatcatagacagttaaagaaatggaccaaaaGATCCCGTTGGTCTGGAGGGAGACCAGTGAaatctattagaagctcttttccggtgatggctaaGCGTAACTGCGCAGCCAttaactgagcttgacgacgtagatgtgacgtgagaaACCtatctgaaagttgtaagtcttctggtagctgtgcaagagaaatctcaatcattcccaatcagcagagacggagagcgttggtatatgttaggagataactaaggcacaggctaattactgctaactaacatgttagttaacattaacataggcacaggctaattactgctaactaacatgttagttaacattaacataggcacaggctaattactgataactaacatgctagttaacattaacataggcacaggctaattactgctaactaacatgctagttaacattaacgtaggcacaggctaattacggctaactaacatgctagtttaCATTAAcgtaggcacaggctaattacggctaactaacatgctagttaacattaacgtaggcacaggctaattactgctaactaacatgctagttaacattaacgtaggcacaggctaattacggCTAACTAagcttttatacattgttgtgttcgGACAAACAACGGACAAATGGAGTCTTTAGACTTtagcttcagatgtaaagttattcgctgtcaaagtgacgccaaaatgaatggcagtcaatgggatgctaacggcgggtgatggcttggtagcatcaaaatggcgccatgggagctgcgcttagagaggagaggctgaccccCCTTTGACACGATCTCCAGTCTCTTGGGTGAGTCCATTTCCCACACTGACATGAGACTTGGCTGCAAATTcaagtatatttatatttattggtGATTTATGGtgtatacgtttttttttttatatattctgaccgtttttttttttaccccaaacacacacacacacacacacacacacaccaagtttCCAGCACTGACTGATTTTATCAAATGTAGTCTAATTCTAAAAACTGCATTACCTGCATTGATTGTTAAATCATcagaaataaaagcaacatACTCAGACATAAGACAATTAGCATTTGTGTTTAATGCACGGGTGccaaattcaaaacatttgtcTAATGATTAAAAATCTAATAAATTATCAATCATGAGCGGAATAGATGAGCACATAAAAATCTGGGTCCGAACTGTTTTAATGGTAACTGGATAGATTCTTCTAGAAGGATGGAAAAATGAAAGGGGGGCCTTTAATCCaggagtgggcttgtgagatggATAGGGTgctggttttaaaaaatatatcaa contains:
- the LOC117949725 gene encoding E3 ubiquitin-protein ligase TRIM39-like — its product is MFAACCLLTEDQFLCSICLDVFTDPVSTPCGHNFCKTCITQHWNINVPYQCPNCKEVFTTRPELRVNTFISEMAAQFRQSAQPKFLTSSLEQVSKPADVPCDVCTGTKLMSLKSCLVCLVSYCETHLEPHLTMSGLKRHQLIDPVENLEGRMCTKHDKLLELFCKTDQMCVCMLCTISDHKAHDVVHLKEEYEEKKADLEKTEAEIQQMIQKRQLKIQEIKHSVKLSEEDADREIAEGVQVFTALKESVERSQAELIDTIKEKQRKRESQAEGFITELEHEISELKKRSTEVEKLSQSEDHLHLLQSFAFLNTAPPTKDWTEVKVHPQIKGTVVRAVNQLEETLSEQMKKLLSEAELKRVQRSAVDLTLDPDTAHPNLILSDDGKQVQHVDVQKTLPNNQERFDTGPNVLAKQGFSSGRFYYEVQVNEKTHWYLGVARESINRKGSITPSPRIGYWLICLRNENEYKACADNVICLTLKSRPEKVGVFVDYEEGLVSFYDVDAAVPIFSFTDCTFTEKLHPLFCPCNNNGGKNSAPLIIIPVNHTE